In a genomic window of Myotis daubentonii chromosome X, mMyoDau2.1, whole genome shotgun sequence:
- the NKAP gene encoding NF-kappa-B-activating protein, whose translation MSPVSRSRSPEREASGSRVKRRSSSRSPKPSKSTRSPRGRRSRSHSCSRSGDRNGLSHQTSGLSQGSRNQPYRSRSRSRSRERPSVTRGTPFASATSSAYYGGYSRPYGSDKPWPSLLDKEREESLRQKRLSERERIGELGAPEVWGLSPKNPEPDSDEHTPVEDEEPKKSTTSASTSEEEKKKKKKSSHSKERSKKRRKKKSSKRKHKKYSDDSDSDSDSETDSSDEDTKRRSKKAKKKEKKKKRRSKKYKKKKSKKSRKDSSDSSSKDSQEEFLENPWKDRSKPEEPSDLIGPEAPKTLASQDDKPLNYGHALLPGEGAAMAEYVKAGKRIPRRGEIGLTSEEIASFECSGYVMSGSRHRRMEAVRLRKENQIYSADEKRALASFNQEERRKRENKILASFREMVYRKTKGKDDK comes from the exons ATGTCTCCGGTGTCTCGCTCGCGCAGCCCGGAGAGGGAAGCCTCGGGCTCCAGGGTGAAACGCCGCAGTTCGTCGAGGAGCCCTAAACCCAGCAAATCTACCCGCTCCCCGCGGGGCCGCCGCTCTCGCTCGCACTCTTGCTCTCGGTCTGGGGATCGGAATGGCCTCAGCCATCAGACAAGTGGCCTCAGCCAAGGCTCCCGAAACCAGCCCTACCGCTCCCGCTCGCGGTCACGCTCTCGAGAGCGGCCTTCTGTGACGCGGGGCACCCCCTTCGCTTCTGCCACCTCGTCTGCCTATTATGGCGGCTACTCACGCCCCTACGGGAGCGACAAGCCTTGGCCTAGCCTCCTGgacaaggagagggaggaaagcctGCGGCAGAA GAGATTAAGTGAAAGAGAGAGGATTGGAGAATTGGGAGCTCCTGAAGTATGGGGACTTTCTCCAAAGAATCCAGAACCAGA CTCTGATGAACATACACCAGTAGAGGATGAAGAGCCAAAGAAAAGCACCACTTCAGCTTCTACTTCAGAag aagaaaagaagaagaagaagaagtctAGTCATTCAAAAGAAAGGtccaagaaaaggagaaagaaaaaatcatccaaaagaaaacacaagaagTATTCTGACGATAGTGACAGTGACTCTGATTCTGAAACAGACTCCAGTG ATGAAGACACAAAAAGGAGATCAAAGAAagccaagaaaaaggaaaagaagaagaaacgcAGATc gaaaaaatacaagaaaaagaaGTCTAAGAAGAGCAGAAAAGATTCCAGTGACTCAAGCTCTAAAGATTCCCAAGAAGAGTTTCTGGAGAATCCCTGGAAGGATAGATCAA AGCCTGAAGAACCCTCAGATTTAATTGGCCCAGAGGCTCCAAAAACACTTGCCTCTCAAGATGATAAACCTCTGAA CTATGGCCATGCTCTGTTACCTGGTGAAGGTGCAGCTATGGCTGAATATGTAAAAGCTGGAAAACGTATCCCACGAAGAGGTGAAATTGGTTTGACAAGTGAAGAAATTGCATCATTTGAATGCTCGGGTTATGTAATGAGTGGTAGCAG GCACCGCCGAATGGAGGCTGTGCGGCTACGGAAAGAGAACCAGATCTATAGTGCTGATGAGAAGAGAGCTCTTGCATCCTTTAACCAAGAAGAAAGAcgaaagagagaaaacaagattCTGGCCAGTTTTCGAGAGATGGTATACAGAAAAACTAAAGGGAAAGATGACAAATAA